One window of Desulfobaculum bizertense DSM 18034 genomic DNA carries:
- the hisB gene encoding imidazoleglycerol-phosphate dehydratase HisB, whose protein sequence is MKPRAARIERQTGETNITMELCLDGTGASSIKTGVGFADHMLTLIAFWAGWDLTVVCEGDIEVDAHHSLEDVGLCIGEALRDSLGGKKGIKRIGNARVPMDEALTEVDIDISGRAYLVYEDDVVPALVAGEEKDLWREFFKSLAFRAGLNLHMRYLYGRNAHHLVESACKAFGLAIREAATLTGDGVQSTKGRLD, encoded by the coding sequence ATGAAGCCCAGAGCTGCGCGCATTGAGCGACAGACCGGAGAAACCAACATCACAATGGAACTGTGTCTGGATGGCACAGGTGCTTCCAGCATTAAAACTGGAGTTGGTTTTGCCGACCATATGCTTACCCTGATAGCCTTTTGGGCTGGCTGGGACTTGACCGTTGTCTGCGAAGGAGACATCGAGGTCGACGCCCATCATAGCCTCGAAGACGTTGGGCTGTGCATTGGTGAAGCGCTTCGTGATTCTCTTGGTGGCAAAAAGGGCATCAAGCGCATTGGAAACGCCCGGGTTCCTATGGATGAGGCTTTAACCGAGGTTGATATTGATATTTCTGGCCGTGCCTATCTGGTCTATGAGGATGACGTGGTACCAGCTCTCGTTGCAGGTGAAGAAAAAGACCTGTGGCGTGAATTCTTCAAGTCTCTTGCGTTCCGCGCAGGACTGAATCTGCACATGAGATATCTCTATGGCCGAAACGCGCATCATCTCGTTGAATCCGCTTGCAAGGCCTTTGGTCTCGCTATTCGCGAAGCTGCAACTTTGACTGGTGATGGTGTGCAAAGCACCAAGGGGAGGCTCGATTGA